CTTTTCGATGCGCTGTGCGGCCTGCTGGTATTCCTGCAGCCGGCGCTGCAATTGGCTCTTGTCGCGCCGCACCTCGGCGAGGAGCTTGGCGCGCGTGCTGCGACTGGTGCGCAGGTTCTCTTGCTCACGTCGCTTCTCGGCGAGCAGGCGCGTCTGCTCATCAAGTTGGCGGCGCAGTGCTGCCTGTTGGGCGGCAATCTCCTGTTGCTTGCCTGCCAGGTTGCGCAGGCGCAGCTGGTCGGCCTGGGCAATGCGCCTTTGCAAGCGCACCCAGGCGCGCGCTTGCGTCAGGGAACGAGCACGTAGCAGAAGCTCCAGGTCCTTGCTCCGCTCATATTTGTAGTAGTGCACGATGCGACTGCGCAGGCGCTCCTTTATGCGCGCCTCTTCCTGCTGTGCCTCTGCGGATTGTGCCCGAAGCCGCTCGATCGCCTCGCGGTTGCGTCGCTCCTGTCGCTCCAGCGACTGCAACAGGGAACGCGTGAGGGCGATCTCGCGGTCCAAGCTCGCCAGCATGTCCAGGAGCGCAGACTCGCGCTTCTCGCGTTGCGCTAACTGGGCACGGTAGCGCTCGATCTCCGCGCGCACACGCTTGAGCTCCCTCTCCTGGTCCCCCGGCGCGCTCTGCGCCCTCAGCGTCGGGGGCAGCAAGGCCAGAAAGCAGCCCATCACCCCGGCAACCACCACTTTCTCCATGCCCCGCATATGGTGCTAAGATACTCCTTCGGGCTGACAAAATCAACAGGAAAGTTGGCGCGATTTTTGAAGGCTCGCTTGCGCAGTGTGTACGACCTCGAGGGCCCGGGCGCTACGGGAGGCAAATTTTGCCCAATACCGCCCTTCGGCTGGCTCCGGTCGCGCCCGGAAGGTTACCTGGCAAACCAGCAATAGTCTCGTTGGCGAGGACGGCAAAAGAGATGGCCTCCTTGGCCTGCGCGGGAATACCGTGTGCGTCGCTGCGCTCGATCCTCGTGCTTGAGCCCAACCGGCTGGCCAGCATGGCGAGCAATGTGGGATTGCTTGCGCCGCCACCACTGACAATCAGGCGGTGCAGCGGCAGCGCAGCGCCGCCAAAGCGAACAACTGCGTCGTGGATGCTGGCGGCCGTGAGGGCCGTGGCCGTTGCCACTAGATCGGTGGGCGACAGGCCACCCGCCTTTCCTCGCCTCACGAACCAGCGGAGGAACTCTTCCCCGAACTCCTCTCGGCCCGTTGACTTGGGTGGCACCTTCGCGAAGAACGGACGCTGCATCACCTCTCCGAGGAGCGCTTCGTCGCACCTCCCTCTGGCCGCCACGGCCCCGTCTCTGTCCATGGTTCGCCGGAAGAATCGTCTCATGAGTCCGTCAATGAGCATGTTGCCTGGGCCCGTGTCGAAGGCCAGCACCTGCTCGGGGGAGCAGTCGGCAGGGAGAAGGGTGACGTTGGCGATGCCGCCGATGTTCAGCAGACCCCTATTCTCCGTGACCGAGCGGAAGAGGAGATAGTCCACATAAGGAACCAGCGGAGCCCCCTGGCCGCCCACGGCCATGTCGGCAGGGCGAAAGTCGGCCACCGTGACGATGCCAGTCCGCTTGGCGATCACCGCCGGCTCGGCGATCTGGAGCGTGCCGGTGACGTGCCGTCCGCAGAGCTCCTGAGGGACAGGCAGGTGATGAATGGTCTGGCCGTGGCTGCCGATGAGGTCGACCTCGGAAGGAGTCAGTCCGGCCTCGGCCACCGAGGCAAGCGCCGCCTCCGCGAACAGCTCGCCCAGAAGGAAATTCAGCAGACAAATGCGATCCACCCGGCCTGTCCGCACGGAAGAGCAGGCGAGGATCTCCCGCCGCACCTGCGCTGGCCAGGGCGCGGAATGGAAGTGCAGCAGCTCGAGCGACATCCGCTGGCCGGCCCCAGTAATGCGGCAGACAGCCACATCCACCGCGTCCGCCGAGGTGCCGGACATCAGCCCCAGCACCACCTTCTGGGGCTTCTGCGCAAGCTCGGACAGCCTCATGCCCCTACGCCTGCAAGCTCCCGTGCAGCTTGGCTAAGACCTGGTCGGTAACAGGGACGCCGGCCTTGTGCAATGCCAAGATGACCGCGCCAGCAACCGGCTCAAACCGGGGCCATTCGATGCTCACCGTCGGGGAGACTTTGCTCAACTCCTCGCGCATGAACGGCTCCAGGACCGGCCTCTGCTTGAACACACTGCCCACCAGTGCAACCCTGACTTCTCCACCTTCCAGGCCCAGCTTGCGGGCCACGGTGGCGGCCATCTTGCCCAGCTCGCGACCAGTGAGGGCGACAATATCCCGCGCCACCTGGTCGCCGGCAGTCGCCTCCTCGAAGACCAGCGGGGCAAAGGAGGCAATCGCCGCCCGGTCGAGGTCTCCGCCGTAGACGCGCGAGATCACCTGATCGATGCGCTCCACAGCACAGGCGCGTTCCAAGCGTGGCCGCAGCGACGTCGCCAGCCCCCTGCCGTCCAGGTCCTTGAGGGCGGCAAGGAGTGCCTCCCTACCCAGGAAGTAGCCGCTCCCTTCGTCGCCCAGGAGATAGCCCCACCCTCCACAGCGCACCAGCTGGCCGTCCGCCGACTTACCGAAGCAGATGCTTCCCGTGCCGGCAATAATGATGATGCCAGGGCCTTCGGGAAAAGCTCCGGCCAGGGCTATGCTGGCGTCGGTGTCCACTGTGATTGCCCGTGCCAGTCGCGCCTTAGTGAGCGCCTGCTGCGCTGCCTCGCGATCGCCGGGCCTGCCTGCCCCCGCCAGGCCCAAGTACATGTGATCCGGCACGAAGCTTCCCAGCCGGCTCCTCTCTCGAAGTGTCTGCAACACCTCGCCAATCACGCCCGGCAACTTGTCAGGTCCAACAACCTGCACGTTGGACACACCACCCTCCGCCTGCGCCAGAATGGAGCCGTCTTCCTTCGCCAACAAGGCCCGGGTTCGTGTGCCGCCACCGTCTATTCCGACCACCAGTGCCATAGTTCTCCCTCTCTATCCGTGAATGGTTCGCCACACCTTACGCACCGCCAGACTCACCACGGCTACCTTCAGCGCCTCCCCCGGCAAGAAGACCACCGCGCCCGACCACAGGGCTGTGGCCATGCTCATCCTTTTTCCCACTACCACATTGAGATTGACGTAGAGGTAGCTCACGCCCAAGGCCAGCACCAGCATCGCGGCGCCGCTGTTTGCTAACAGCAGGCGCCGCCACGACGGCAGCTGGCCGAGCCCCTCGCCCCTCTGCCGCACCACCATCGACACCAGCGCACTCGCCAGAGGAAACGCCAAAAGATAGCCAAACGTTGGTTGCAGCGCTACACCCAGCCCTGCGCCCGCAGCGAACACCGGCAGACCTATCAGCCCGCAAGCCAGGTAGACCAGCTGTGCAGCCAACGCATAGCCGGCCGGAAGCAGGCTTCCACCCAGAAACACGAACAGCGTCTGCAGCGTGATAGGCACCGGCCACATGGGCAGGCGCACATACGCGCCCACCGCGGTGAGGGCAGCCACCGCGCCAGCTAAGACCAAGGAAAATGCCTTGCTCTGTCTGTTCACCGTCTGAATCGCTCAGCTTCGCCATCCTCCTCAGATGGCCACATACAGAAAGAGGCAGACCTGAATCTGCCTCTCACCGCTTGCCGGAGTGTGGGACCAGTTCAAGACGACTGTCGGGCAAAGTCTTGCCGCTTCTTCTTCGAGTCGAGGTCCAGTTGCTTGAGGTACTTGCGGATCTGGAACCAGCCAAGCTTGACGTTGCCGAAGCGAGGGGTGTTGAGCTCCTTGAGTATCTTGGCGGTGCCCGCCTCAGGAAACTCGGCCACCACCCGCTTAATCTTCTCCACGATAGCCTCTTCCTCCTGCTCGCGCTCGGCAGACGCTGTCGCCATCGCGGCTCCGGCCGACTCCCAGCCGCTAGCGGCCTGCTCCTCACCTGCCGGCACCACTACACGGCCCTTAGCCCGAGCCTCGGCATCAAAGTCCCTGATCGCTTCTTCTACCGTGTCGAAGGCTTTGAGGATGTAGTGAAATTCCAATAGCTCAAAGACCTCATACACGTCGGGGATCATTCCCACCAGTTTGAGGTCGCCCCCTTTCTCGCGAATGCCTTTGATCTCGCTAATGAAGATGCCCCAGCCCGCGCTACTGATGTAGTCCACATTGGCAAGGTCGATGATGACGTTGTAGGTACCGGCCTTGAGTAGCGAGGACAGCGAGTGTTCCAGCTCAGCCGAGGTCGTGGTGTCGATGTAGCCGCCCACCTTGATGATGGCGATGTCATCCCTGCTGCTCGGCTTTTCAACAGATAGCTGAATACCTTCCATAGGCGAGCATCTCCTGATGTGCAGTGACCAGGACACCGTTCGGCGATGGGCAGGGCGTTTGCACTGCCCTTCAGCCAAGGTGTCAAGCCGGATGTAATATATCAGAAACGGCCGTAAAAGTCAACCTGAAAGTTGCCTCTACCTGCCATGATGGCTGCGCTTGGCCAGAAGTTGCCGCGCTCTCTCGATGTTCTTCTCGATGTCCTTGCGGCTGGGGTCGAGACGCAAGACGGTCTGCCACTCGGCGATGGCCTTCTCAAACTCGCCCCGGTTGGCGTAGATGACGCCCATGTTCTCATACGCATCCGGGTCCGAGGCGTCAATCTCCTTGACCTTGCGGTACTCCTCCGCAGCCTCCAAGTACATCTTGTTGCGGAAATAGGCGTTGCCCAGGATGCTGTGCGCTTCCTTGAAATCCGGGTACGCCTCCACCACCCGCCGGAACTCCTGGATAGCCTCGTCATAGCGTTCCGCGTGGTAGAGACGCAGGCCCTTGAGCAACACTTTCTCCGGCAGCAGTCGCTCTGCTTGGCTCTTGGGCACTTGCGCAGGCTGCGGGCGTGGCTGTTCTTCTACCCGGTCCACGTGGAAGGAGGCTACACTTTCTTGACGCCCATTCCCACCCTCTTCCGGTACCGATTCCTCCAGTGATTGCAGAAACTCGGCGAAGGCGCGTTCTTCCGCATCCGGGGCGTGCTCAGGGAGAAGCTCTTCCTCAGGAGCAGCAGGTGGGGGCGAGGACTCCTCCCAGAAGCGCTCCAGCTCTTCGAAGGCGAAGCCCGCCTCAACCTCCTCGTGGGCCTCCCGCGCCTGGGGCGGCGTCTCCGGCTCGAACTCCGAGCCCACCTCCTCGGACACCTCTGCCGCAGGCTCGGCCTCTTGGAACAACTCCAACCACTCGTCCCCGCCAATGAGCTCGTCAACGGCCTCGCTTTGCGCCGGCGCTGGAGGTGGCTCAGCCTCAGCCAATTCTGGCTCCGGCTCTGCGGCAGGAGGTTCAACCTCTGGCGCCCGCTCGGTCACCGGAGGCACCGGCTTGCTGAGCAGTTCTTCCAGCGGCTCGGTGAGAAGCTGTTCCAGCTCGATATCCGGGAACGCAACCGCGGGGACTTCGGGCTCCGGCGGCAGCGTGGCCCGTGCTGGCTCTGTGGTTTTCTCCCGCTCGGCGCGCCGCTCACGCCTGGGCTGCTCGCCCTCCTCGCGTCGCTCCTCCCGACGTGCAGGTGGAGTGACCGGTAACAAAGGCGCCTCAAGGGGCTGCGGCTTCTCGATGATGACGCGACCGTCCAAAGTGAGGAGCGGCGTGCCCGGCGGCTTCATACGCCGTCTGGTGCCACGTTTGGCCACGAACGCCTCGCGCAGCTGGCGGGTGTTCAGCCGACTACGCACCAACTCCTCATAGATGGCGGCCTCGGAAATCGTCTCAAAACCGTACTTCTCTGTGGCCAGCTCTTCGGCAATGCGTTTCGCCCCATACTCGGGGTGCTCGCGGATGATGTCGTAGATCTTCGTCTTTTCTTCTATGCTGAGGTGCTTTGCCTCCACCGGTGGAACGCTAGTATCCACCTCCACTGCCTCAACGCCGCGCTCTTCGAACAAGCGCCGGTACTTGCTCATAGCATACAACGAGATGCCCGCCTCCGCACACGCCTCGCGCATGTTCTTGCCCGCCTGCATCATTGCGTAGGCACGCTTGGCGCGCTCTAACTCGATGACCTCCGCGCTGGCCTGCTCTTTGATCGCCACCAGCGTGATGTCGTCGCTCTGGGGATTGCCCTCGGTGAAGGAATGGAGCTCGTTCTTCAGCTGTTCCACGAACGCATCCACAGGCAGGTGGCTGTAGTCCCGGATCACTTGCAGAAGGCGCTCGTCGCCGAACATCTCCCGCTGGGGATTCATCGCCTCGGTGATGCCATCGGTGTACAGAATGAGAATGTCGTCCGGCGCAAGCCGGATGGTGTCGGACTGGATGGTCCTCCGGAACAAGTCCTTTTCCGGCAGGGCAATGCCGATGGGAAAGCCCTGCGGGTTCAAGTAGTAGGTCTTGCGCGTGGCACCGCGATACAGGATCATGGGGTTGTGTCCGGCGCTGGCATAGTTGATGCGTCGCCGCTTGGAGTCAAGAATTGCGTAGAAAACGGTGACAAACATCCCCTTCTTCATGTCGTTGATGACAAAGTCGTTGACGCGAGCCAGGACCTCTGCTGCCGAATAGATGCCCCGCGCCTCGGTGCGCAGCGCAGTGCGAATCATGGTCATCACCAACGACCCTGGTACGCCTTTGCCCGAGACGTCGGCCACGGCGATCCCTAAAGTGTCGCGGTCCACCT
The nucleotide sequence above comes from Calditrichota bacterium. Encoded proteins:
- a CDS encoding peptidoglycan DD-metalloendopeptidase family protein, which gives rise to MRGMEKVVVAGVMGCFLALLPPTLRAQSAPGDQERELKRVRAEIERYRAQLAQREKRESALLDMLASLDREIALTRSLLQSLERQERRNREAIERLRAQSAEAQQEEARIKERLRSRIVHYYKYERSKDLELLLRARSLTQARAWVRLQRRIAQADQLRLRNLAGKQQEIAAQQAALRRQLDEQTRLLAEKRREQENLRTSRSTRAKLLAEVRRDKSQLQRRLQEYQQAAQRIEKLIASAERQRLDTAPSSSVTTFAGLAAQKGRLPWPTAGKIVGKYGRNKHPQLGTITENIGVDIGSREGAPVRCVAAGKVAVITWQRGGGNIVIVDHGAGYYTVYARLGEINVAQQEEVAAGQAIGTVGEEGVLGGAVLHFEVWKGTNHLNPLEWLSARP
- a CDS encoding anhydro-N-acetylmuramic acid kinase, with product MRLSELAQKPQKVVLGLMSGTSADAVDVAVCRITGAGQRMSLELLHFHSAPWPAQVRREILACSSVRTGRVDRICLLNFLLGELFAEAALASVAEAGLTPSEVDLIGSHGQTIHHLPVPQELCGRHVTGTLQIAEPAVIAKRTGIVTVADFRPADMAVGGQGAPLVPYVDYLLFRSVTENRGLLNIGGIANVTLLPADCSPEQVLAFDTGPGNMLIDGLMRRFFRRTMDRDGAVAARGRCDEALLGEVMQRPFFAKVPPKSTGREEFGEEFLRWFVRRGKAGGLSPTDLVATATALTAASIHDAVVRFGGAALPLHRLIVSGGGASNPTLLAMLASRLGSSTRIERSDAHGIPAQAKEAISFAVLANETIAGLPGNLPGATGASRRAVLGKICLP
- a CDS encoding biotin transporter BioY, with amino-acid sequence MNRQSKAFSLVLAGAVAALTAVGAYVRLPMWPVPITLQTLFVFLGGSLLPAGYALAAQLVYLACGLIGLPVFAAGAGLGVALQPTFGYLLAFPLASALVSMVVRQRGEGLGQLPSWRRLLLANSGAAMLVLALGVSYLYVNLNVVVGKRMSMATALWSGAVVFLPGEALKVAVVSLAVRKVWRTIHG
- a CDS encoding STAS domain-containing protein, with translation MEGIQLSVEKPSSRDDIAIIKVGGYIDTTTSAELEHSLSSLLKAGTYNVIIDLANVDYISSAGWGIFISEIKGIREKGGDLKLVGMIPDVYEVFELLEFHYILKAFDTVEEAIRDFDAEARAKGRVVVPAGEEQAASGWESAGAAMATASAEREQEEEAIVEKIKRVVAEFPEAGTAKILKELNTPRFGNVKLGWFQIRKYLKQLDLDSKKKRQDFARQSS
- a CDS encoding SpoIIE family protein phosphatase, producing the protein MIRTPIKEQLVVPAHIDYLADIRDFVAKIGQKYGFSKQVINAFKLSIDEATTNIIKHAYRDWEGSITVRAIVKRNSLTFVLIDQGKYFDPRRVKPPDLKRYVSIGKKGGLGIFIMRRLLDDIDYRKTEEGNELRLTKRREPARARRFHVPSLSLSLKARYSAIACAAVTAIVTAGYLYFYSQEDDNALREVLGRGVPIAQTLTSSIAADIKGNTIDFTAEVSAGEKIQSTMSRFPELVVDCFMVDSTGTVRAASVSSPLLYARFVYPPKVRRIDEHTAIFTWEGKEVIELSYPLYAQETGASVGSTHLWLRKAVADAIAASRRKESLRLALVVLAIGVAGTFLLVYVVLNPFRKLAQWVRTLGHEEVEDELDIDSSTELGEIAQAFSDITTKLRESQKNLAEQERLRKEMQVAQEIQRTLLPTELPKVEGYSIATFYEAAKEVGGDYFDFVEVDRDTLGIAVADVSGKGVPGSLVMTMIRTALRTEARGIYSAAEVLARVNDFVINDMKKGMFVTVFYAILDSKRRRINYASAGHNPMILYRGATRKTYYLNPQGFPIGIALPEKDLFRRTIQSDTIRLAPDDILILYTDGITEAMNPQREMFGDERLLQVIRDYSHLPVDAFVEQLKNELHSFTEGNPQSDDITLVAIKEQASAEVIELERAKRAYAMMQAGKNMREACAEAGISLYAMSKYRRLFEERGVEAVEVDTSVPPVEAKHLSIEEKTKIYDIIREHPEYGAKRIAEELATEKYGFETISEAAIYEELVRSRLNTRQLREAFVAKRGTRRRMKPPGTPLLTLDGRVIIEKPQPLEAPLLPVTPPARREERREEGEQPRRERRAEREKTTEPARATLPPEPEVPAVAFPDIELEQLLTEPLEELLSKPVPPVTERAPEVEPPAAEPEPELAEAEPPPAPAQSEAVDELIGGDEWLELFQEAEPAAEVSEEVGSEFEPETPPQAREAHEEVEAGFAFEELERFWEESSPPPAAPEEELLPEHAPDAEERAFAEFLQSLEESVPEEGGNGRQESVASFHVDRVEEQPRPQPAQVPKSQAERLLPEKVLLKGLRLYHAERYDEAIQEFRRVVEAYPDFKEAHSILGNAYFRNKMYLEAAEEYRKVKEIDASDPDAYENMGVIYANRGEFEKAIAEWQTVLRLDPSRKDIEKNIERARQLLAKRSHHGR